ACATTAATGAATTAGCAGCAAAGTGGGTCACACCAAGCCCACGCTATATCAGAAAGCCAatattttccgacgtgcacaaaaaacgttacaatgaacgttacacgacggaccgctattttatgacggatccagtgcacgacggatgaaacggatggccatccgtcacaattcgtcgctaatacaagtctatgggaaaatgcattctcaaaaatcaacggattgtgacggatctgaaaagacggaggtgtgaaagaggcttaaactcattgtacatattttttttttccttttagaaaGAAAAGAAAGATAATCCCAACCGCGGCAATGTTAATCCGCGGAAGATTCGCACACGGAAAGATCAGTGGGAGCAATTAAAGATGGGACCAGAATTTGTGGATGCAAAAAGTCAGCTTTCTGGGTATGGATACCTTGATTTAGAAGTATGGAAAGCAAGATTTAAGTTTGCATACTGGAAATATCTTCCTAGACTGCAATGCACTAGTggtccaaaattttttatttttttttttttcttctaaaaagcTCATTACATAAAATAtactgtttttgtatttttaaggGTCCAAGTAACTCACAATGGTTCTGTTAGCCCTGTGGATATGGGAGAAATAAACCATTACCCTCCTCCACCACCAAGTGATGACATGCCAAGCCCAACTCTACCTTCTGGTGACTCTTTGCCTCCTCCTCCCATGGAATTTAGGTGAAAAAAAGATCAATAACATACCATTTAAAAGTGACTCAAGGATAGATGTGTGTTGTATTGTATAATTGTAATCTTGGATGTGTCTCAAGGCTATTTAAGTAGAAGTTAAAAGTAATTTTCTGGTATATCTTTGAGGCATGTTAGAAAATGACAGTAGTGGAGTCTATAACTTTGCCAATTTACAAAATTTAGACCATTCATGACAATAAATTTGTGATTGAAGATTTGTAGTAAAGTAAATCTTCATGGCAGTAGAGGGTTTGATCACTATGATCACTACAGCCCAGTTGATCTGGAAATCAATGGTTGCCAAGTTAATTAGGCTGGAATGTAGTACGTAGCAAAATTATGGACTGCAACAGTGATTTTTGGAGGGAAATTTGTAAAGGAGACAGCATTTAATAGATCTAGGTCATTTATTCTGATGATCATGGAGGGTCCCAGTAGTTGGATGCCCACCAAATAACAAGTTATGTCATAATATCATGATTGATGTGTCAACAGTTGCAGTAGTGGAAAAAACACTGTTGTGGTTAAGTCCTACTGGTATTATTTGAATAGCAAATGAGACACAGCCTTACTTATAGGGTACATTCCAATGCATTTATGGTGTGCATGTCCGTGTAAATTTCACCATTTCCATTATTCCCTTGCATCTTTTTCATAATAATGTCTATAGGGATAAATACTGCTGTGGATAGTAAAAACTGCAGTATTCCTTTTAGAGGGCTGTCTCTGTTATGTACTGCATCGTATTTCCTTCAATGTTGAGGAAAAACGAAAATCCACTGGCAACCGAACCCTTCCTACCCGCCAGCTTATCGTCAGAAATCAGGCAGTTTCATGTAGTTAGCAAGATtgttgaaaaacacaaaaaaaaaaaaaaacttattattTTTCTTCTTCCAATTTCTTGTTTAGTTCACCTGGAAACTCCAATCGCTCAAGTCTTGTTAGCCCGATAAACCCACCCCTAACAACTCCTTCTGGCCTTCCTAATGGAGGACGACCCAATTTTTCGCCGCCTCCACCACCACCTGCTAGTATATTCCCAGAAACCACTTATCTTCCACCCCCCTCGCCACCAGTGTGCCCTTCTGCTCCTGGCTTTCCTGCTCCTCCCCCTCCTACAGATTATACAGCTGtctctcctgttcctcctcctcccgctcctcctgcaggcggtccccctcctcccccaccacctcctcctccgccAGGCCCACCACCTCTtggccctcctccacctccatttttTTCTCCTCAAGATGGAGATTCTGGGAGTCAGCCCCCCAAGCCCAAATCTTCGCTGCCACCAGTGAGCGATGTTCGGAGCGATCTCCTGTCTGCAATTCGTCAAGGTATTTCTCACCTCATTATTTTCTTGCATTCATTGTTTCTTGTTGTTCTTCATTGTATGAAGAGTTTTACCAATTCTCAATAGACCAGTCTAGGATCAAATAAAACAAATGAAGACATGGTGAATTATTCAGTTCTATTGTAAAGGTATCCTTTTGCATTATTgccatgtatttttatttttagttttatgGGTTGATTTTTCTGCTTTGGTTTATCTTAAAATTTACatatattttctctagtcaccttccatgacagcataggaggatgtctccattccctaatgggggacaggaagcacgagaggttaaaagcccctcctccctccaaatcgccagtgtctttcctgtcccccatgaggCATGGAGAGGTCCTGGTATGCTgtgtggccggcgactgcggtatacctgtattttttttttttttttctgccgggcAGTTGTGGTCAGGGCTCTTCCTTCCTCCTCGTTCTACTACTACCGTCTCCCCTGGACTCGGGACCTTCCTGGCCCACCTGCGCCTCGGCGGAGGTAAAGCGGGCCAGTGGTCCCCGGCGGTGGCCTTCATGAGCTCACCGCTTCATCCTCCTCTCCTGTGCGGCGTTCGGCATCCCGGAAGTGACGTCATTGTTGCGCGTGCGTCACTTCCAGTCCTGCGATATCTCTGCTGGAGCGCATCGATTTCCTGGTCTGGCCTCCAAGCGCCCCCAGAACTACCGACGCCACACAGAGCACGCCTTTCCTCATGGAGGCCTACTCCAGGACCCGGGGAGGAGAAGGGGAACTGATTCACCTGTGCTGGGGGCTGGATTTATTTTTATATAAACCAGCCTGAAGATACCTCCAGGTAAGACTGATCCCTGTCATAATGGATGGTGCttcctgccctgcatctgcagagcccagcgcttccCCTGCTCCAGTAAGTCCGTTGTGGGGTGGGTCCGAGGCTAGGATTAGTGGGGCTCTTCTGATCCTTACACCACTCTCCCTCTCTTTGCAGGGAGACAAGTCTGCCCAGAAAATCCCGACCAAAAAGACGCCTAAATGTGCAATCTGCAATGTAAAGCTTCCCTCTCTATGAGAGAAGAAGCTGTGTCAGGGGTGCACGGATAAAGTTGTCAGAGCCGAACAGCCTTCCCTCCTTGACGAAATCCCGGGCCCTAGTCAAACATGAAGTAAAAAAACTTCTCTAGCTGCCTtcaatcctcctcctcctccacagccaCAGGGTCCTTCCCCTTCTAAAAAGAAAAATACAATTTGAGGATTCGGCCTCCGAGTCCGATCACTCTTTTTCATCCTCTTCTGAAAAATGGGGTCTCCTAAATTTACGGAAGCAAGAAAATATTTTTTCTCCTCTGattatgatgttcgtccttcgttttcgaagatgaccatgacttcagggttagaagagaattaatagttatgggtccggaggtggctgagtccaatccgggccctgaaggttcgcccacatacttgacatacgaaagcagatgtggtcagtacaccagattctgcttgtgccttgcgtacagcacgctttctttttgcgtcacagattttcctatcttcagctgcacgtgctcctgaggtgatcctgccccgccaacctggacgatccagggcaagctcttcccattcattggtgttgacttccaggcttAAACTGTGGAGTGGTGACGTTACTTCCAAGATTAAACTGTGCTCAATTCCCTTAAAAGGTGATTATCTTTTCGGGCCTGCTCTGGATGAAATTCTGGAAAAGgccacagataaaaaaaaaaggccCTTCCAGAACAGAAGTCGGTCAGAAGACGTTTTTTTTCGTGCCCCCCAGTCTAATACCCCTTAAACAAGAGGTAAAGGGAAAACGGGGCGATGGAGTTATGCTAAGGGGCAAATGGAAGAATATCCTCATTCCCCAGCAGCAGCCACAGTAAGATAAATGACTCCGTCCCGGTGGGGGGGGAGGCTCGCAAATGTCATCCATCATTGGCGGGCCATTACCAACTGTCAGTGGGTTCTCAATGTTATTCAGGAGGGCCTTCTCATAGAATTCatatct
The Ranitomeya imitator isolate aRanImi1 chromosome 3, aRanImi1.pri, whole genome shotgun sequence genome window above contains:
- the WASF2 gene encoding actin-binding protein WASF2, with protein sequence MPLVARCIEPRHVCRQKLPNVRSELECMTNISLSNVIRQLGSLSRYAEDIFGELFTEASLFAQRVGTLGERVEKLQVKVTQLDPKEEEVSLQGINTRKAFHSNTFQDQQLFVRDSLSIPVYETYITCDMPPPLNNLSPYRDDGREALKFYTDSSYFFDLWKEQMLQDTKDIMKEKRKHRKEKKDNPNRGNVNPRKIRTRKDQWEQLKMGPEFVDAKSQLSGVQVTHNGSVSPVDMGEINHYPPPPPSDDMPSPTLPSGDSLPPPPMEFSSPGNSNRSSLVSPINPPLTTPSGLPNGGRPNFSPPPPPPASIFPETTYLPPPSPPVCPSAPGFPAPPPPTDYTAVSPVPPPPAPPAGGPPPPPPPPPPPGPPPLGPPPPPFFSPQDGDSGSQPPKPKSSLPPVSDVRSDLLSAIRQGFQLRKVEEQLEHEKRDVGGNDVATILSRRIAVEYSDSEDDSSEFDEDDWSD